A section of the Desulfovibrio sp. Huiquan2017 genome encodes:
- a CDS encoding radical SAM protein: protein MSEPLAPDLGGRLPVALTIPGGDKAALSALGWQSVYRTLAEAPGLAVERVFPDKLGTTDGNEPETRESKSPLSSFPVIAWSITFEEDFLSLPRTLRAAGVPPLAAERPSLPLVVVGGPVAFLNPAPIAPFVDCFWVGEAEDRFLDFFDTLRRMVFDGADKNAILDAVKDLPGVYAPGRSRTPVKRIVSSGPGALVDPAFSCFISNKAAFRDTLLLEVNRGCPYGCRFCAAGYIYRPPRHADLAELERIVELSDPPKVGLVGTALTDWPDLLPFLKWLHERKKKFSLSSMRADGITEELLIYLRERGIRTITLALEGASERLRNMMSKKLDPKDFLNAVRLCARYGVNHLKIYMIAGWPGETDADYAELADFLGEVMRIRSEEPGGRKKQFMRITIGVSSLVPKPFTPFQWAPMLSGNALNARMKGLEKLVKPYKGVTLQHDDPFQARLQGLLARGGEELAEFILLAADHGGWKKALKLWDGDPANILDRERERDERFPWEVVDIGVKREYLRKEWERAKLAKVSPGCSARGCGQCAGCGLEAPPGQ from the coding sequence GTGTCGGAGCCCCTGGCGCCCGACCTCGGCGGTCGGCTGCCCGTGGCGCTGACCATTCCCGGAGGCGACAAGGCGGCCCTGTCCGCGCTCGGCTGGCAGTCCGTATACCGGACCCTGGCCGAAGCGCCCGGACTGGCCGTGGAGCGGGTCTTCCCCGACAAGCTGGGAACCACAGACGGCAACGAGCCCGAAACGCGCGAATCAAAAAGCCCACTATCCTCATTCCCTGTAATAGCCTGGAGCATCACGTTCGAGGAGGATTTCCTCAGCCTCCCTCGAACGCTCCGGGCAGCGGGCGTTCCGCCGCTTGCGGCGGAACGCCCATCTCTCCCTCTGGTCGTGGTCGGGGGGCCCGTCGCCTTCCTCAATCCAGCCCCCATCGCCCCCTTCGTGGATTGTTTCTGGGTGGGCGAGGCCGAAGACCGCTTCCTCGATTTTTTCGATACCCTGCGCCGGATGGTCTTCGACGGCGCGGACAAAAACGCCATTCTCGACGCGGTCAAGGACCTGCCGGGCGTGTATGCGCCGGGGCGGTCCAGAACCCCTGTCAAACGCATCGTTTCCAGCGGCCCGGGCGCACTCGTGGACCCCGCCTTCTCCTGTTTCATCTCGAACAAGGCCGCCTTTCGCGACACCCTGCTGCTTGAAGTCAACCGGGGCTGTCCCTACGGCTGCCGCTTCTGCGCCGCGGGTTACATCTACCGCCCGCCGCGCCATGCCGACCTGGCCGAACTCGAACGCATCGTGGAACTGTCCGACCCTCCCAAGGTGGGACTGGTAGGCACGGCCCTGACCGACTGGCCCGACCTGCTGCCCTTCCTCAAGTGGCTGCACGAGCGCAAAAAGAAATTTTCCCTGTCGTCCATGCGGGCCGACGGCATCACCGAGGAACTGCTGATCTACCTGCGCGAACGCGGCATCCGCACCATCACCCTGGCCCTGGAAGGCGCCAGCGAACGGCTGCGCAACATGATGAGCAAGAAACTCGACCCCAAAGACTTTCTGAACGCGGTCCGGCTGTGCGCCCGGTACGGCGTCAACCACCTGAAGATATACATGATCGCCGGTTGGCCGGGCGAGACCGATGCGGACTACGCCGAATTGGCCGACTTCCTCGGGGAGGTCATGCGCATCCGGAGCGAGGAGCCCGGCGGGCGCAAAAAACAGTTCATGCGCATCACCATCGGAGTCAGCTCGCTGGTACCCAAACCGTTCACCCCGTTCCAATGGGCCCCGATGCTGTCCGGAAACGCCCTCAACGCGCGCATGAAAGGGCTGGAAAAGCTGGTCAAGCCCTACAAAGGCGTCACCCTGCAACACGACGACCCGTTCCAGGCCCGGCTCCAGGGGCTGCTGGCGCGCGGCGGCGAGGAACTGGCCGAGTTCATCCTGCTCGCGGCGGACCATGGCGGCTGGAAAAAAGCCCTCAAGTTGTGGGACGGCGATCCCGCGAATATACTTGACCGCGAGCGTGAGCGGGACGAGCGGTTCCCTTGGGAAGTCGTGGACATCGGCGTCAAGCGCGAGTATTTGAGGAAAGAATGGGAGCGCGCCAAGTTGGCCAAGGTCAGCCCAGGTTGCTCGGCCCGAGGTTGCGGGCAGTGTGCCGGTTGTGGTTTGGAAGCGCCGCCCGGACAATAG
- a CDS encoding transporter substrate-binding domain-containing protein, with translation MRSLVLLLSLCTFLLPIPALAADPIVIFANDTNPPKTWLENGHTRGALADILHEIEARTNLRFDIRLMPWKRAYMNALESRGGLIGMSRNRMRNILFDFSEVVFTDELRLVVLKGHEFPYRTMKDLEGKVLGVTRGASYGDEFDRAKGRIFTPSEDSSTVCRLRMLLAGRIDAALIGPGPTPLQFAIDRDKILMEHRDRFVVLNPPVIRDENYIGFTKDMHYLNIIKQINKAIREMREDGTFERIEARY, from the coding sequence ATGCGTTCTCTCGTTCTTCTGCTCAGCCTCTGCACCTTTCTGCTCCCGATTCCCGCTCTCGCCGCCGATCCCATCGTCATTTTCGCCAACGACACCAACCCGCCCAAGACCTGGCTGGAGAATGGACACACCCGGGGTGCCCTGGCGGACATTCTCCACGAAATCGAGGCACGCACCAACCTGCGCTTCGACATCCGGCTCATGCCATGGAAACGGGCCTACATGAACGCCCTGGAAAGCCGGGGCGGCCTCATCGGCATGTCCCGGAACCGGATGCGCAACATCCTGTTCGACTTCTCCGAGGTCGTGTTCACAGACGAGTTGCGCCTGGTGGTGCTCAAGGGACACGAATTCCCCTACCGAACCATGAAAGACCTCGAGGGCAAGGTTCTGGGGGTCACGCGCGGGGCGTCCTACGGCGACGAATTCGACCGGGCCAAGGGCCGCATATTCACTCCCAGCGAGGACTCCAGCACGGTCTGCCGTCTACGCATGCTCCTGGCCGGCCGCATCGACGCGGCCCTGATCGGTCCGGGCCCGACCCCGCTTCAGTTCGCCATTGACCGGGACAAGATCCTCATGGAACACCGCGACCGTTTCGTCGTCCTAAACCCGCCTGTCATCCGCGACGAAAACTACATCGGATTCACCAAGGACATGCATTATCTCAACATAATCAAACAGATAAACAAAGCCATCCGGGAAATGCGCGAAGACGGAACCTTCGAACGAATTGAAGCCCGGTACTAA
- a CDS encoding dienelactone hydrolase family protein — MKNLLIILSLLLIPHSALAASGQAVEYEINGQFFEGYYISPAARAPLVFLVHDWDGLTDYEVKRAGMLADLGYAVFAVDLFGKGIRPTATSDKKRLTGALYADRQTMRTRLMAGLNKAADLGANLSKAVAMGYCFGGTAVLELARSGVNLKAFVSFHGGLATPEGQDYKATKGFILVFHGSADQSVPMSQFAALADELEATGIPHEMTTYGGAPHAFTVFGSDRYRKDADEKSWARLTQFLAHTLQ, encoded by the coding sequence ATGAAAAACCTGCTCATCATATTGTCGTTGCTGCTGATCCCCCACTCCGCTTTGGCCGCTTCCGGACAGGCGGTGGAATACGAGATCAACGGACAGTTCTTCGAGGGATATTACATCAGCCCGGCAGCCAGGGCGCCGTTGGTCTTCCTGGTCCACGACTGGGACGGGCTGACCGACTATGAGGTCAAGCGGGCCGGGATGCTCGCCGACCTGGGGTATGCCGTGTTCGCCGTGGACCTGTTCGGCAAGGGCATTCGGCCCACCGCGACGTCGGACAAGAAACGGCTGACCGGAGCGCTTTACGCCGACCGGCAGACCATGCGCACGCGGCTCATGGCCGGGTTGAACAAGGCCGCCGATCTGGGTGCCAATCTGTCGAAGGCCGTGGCCATGGGCTACTGCTTCGGCGGCACGGCCGTCCTGGAGCTGGCCCGGTCCGGGGTTAACCTCAAGGCCTTCGTCTCCTTCCACGGCGGCCTGGCCACGCCCGAGGGACAGGACTACAAGGCAACCAAAGGGTTCATTCTGGTCTTCCACGGCTCGGCGGACCAGTCCGTGCCCATGAGCCAATTCGCGGCCCTGGCCGACGAATTGGAGGCCACGGGCATCCCTCATGAAATGACCACCTACGGCGGCGCTCCCCACGCCTTCACCGTGTTTGGCTCGGACCGCTACCGCAAGGACGCGGACGAGAAGTCTTGGGCGCGGCTCACGCAATTCCTGGCCCACACCCTGCAATAA
- a CDS encoding M15 family metallopeptidase: MKRCNATLIPRFAVLFCLLFAGMALAQERPEGFVTLNDFLPDAVYDVKYYTGDNFVGSRVDGYRAPKVLVTIEAATALKAVQADLAPFGLSLEFFDGYRPQTAVDHFVRWAEDLDDTRTKAVHYPDVDKRNLFRDGYIAARSSHSRGSTVDLTIVDKATGRALDMGTPFDFFGLESWPDHPSFPARVRAHRALLRAVMVKHGFQPIETEWWHFTLKDEPYPETYFDFPVR; the protein is encoded by the coding sequence ATGAAACGATGCAACGCAACGCTTATCCCCCGCTTTGCGGTCCTTTTCTGTCTGCTGTTCGCGGGCATGGCCCTGGCCCAGGAACGCCCCGAAGGATTCGTCACCCTCAACGATTTTCTGCCGGACGCGGTCTACGACGTGAAATACTACACGGGCGACAACTTCGTGGGTTCGCGCGTGGACGGCTACCGCGCCCCCAAGGTCCTGGTGACCATCGAAGCCGCCACGGCCCTGAAGGCGGTCCAGGCGGACCTGGCTCCCTTTGGCCTGAGTCTCGAATTCTTTGACGGCTACCGCCCCCAGACGGCCGTGGACCACTTCGTGCGCTGGGCCGAAGATCTCGACGACACGCGCACCAAGGCCGTCCACTACCCGGATGTGGACAAGCGCAACCTGTTCCGCGACGGATACATCGCGGCAAGGTCCAGCCATTCGCGCGGTTCCACCGTGGATCTGACCATCGTGGACAAGGCCACCGGGCGCGCCCTCGACATGGGCACCCCATTCGACTTCTTCGGCCTCGAATCCTGGCCCGACCACCCCAGCTTCCCGGCCCGGGTCCGCGCCCACCGCGCCCTGCTCCGCGCGGTCATGGTCAAGCACGGCTTCCAGCCCATCGAAACCGAATGGTGGCATTTCACCCTCAAGGACGAGCCTTACCCGGAGACCTACTTCGACTTTCCTGTACGCTGA